In Deinococcus irradiatisoli, the genomic stretch GATCACCGGAGCCACCAAGGTCAGCCAGATCGAGGACACCGTCAAGGCCGCCGGAGTGAACCTCAGCGAGGACGTGGTGAGCCGAATCGAGGACGTGCTCTCGCCGCGCTGAGCGGCTGGGCCGAATTCAGGAGGGGCGCGTCGAGGCCCCTCTTTTTCTGTTTCCTGTTCCTGGCAATCGCAACACATCAGGCAGCCGGGCCACCCTTGCCGCGCTACCTTTCGGAGGACGTTCTCATGAAGTGAGGGCGCCACAATCAACTTCAAATGATGAGGACCGCATGACCCTGGCCATAGACACCCAGCAACTTCGTAAGGAATACGGCCGCCGCGCCGTCGTCAAGAACCTCGACCTGCAGGTCGGTGAAGGTGAGGTGTTCGGTTTTCTCGGTCCTAACGGCGCCGGCAAGTCCACCACTGTCAAGATGCTGCTCGGGCTGGTGCGGCCCACGTCGGGGCGCCTCAAGGTGCTGGGCGGCTCGCCCGACGACCTCGCGGTGCGCGCCCGCCTGGGCTTCTTGCCAGAGCAGTTCCGCTTCCAGACCTGGATGACCGGCGACGAGTTCCTGCGCTTTCACGGGCAGCTCGCCGGCCTGAGCGCGGCCGAACTGCGGACCCGCATCCCGGCCGCTTTGAAGCGGGTCGGGCTGGGCGGGCGCGGTCACGAAGCGCTGGGCGGCTACAGCAAGGGCATGTTGCAGCGTGCCGGGCTGGCCGGCGCGATTCTGGCGCGTCCCCGGCTGGTGTTTCTCGACGAACCCACCTCGGCCCTCGACCCGATCGGCCGGGTGGAGGTGCGCGAGATCATTCAGGACCTGCGCCGCGAAGGGGTCACGGTGTTTCTCAACTCGCACCTACTCAGCGAGGTCGAGCAGGTGTCCGACCGGGTGGCCTTCGTCAAGGCCGGCGAGGTGGTGCGGGCCGGCAGCATGGCCGAACTGTTGGCCGGCGCCCTGCCGGTGGAGGTCAAGGTGGACCGCCTGACGCCGGAACTCCTCTCGGCCCTGGAGCGCCTGGGCAAGCTGGAGCGGCGCGGTGAGCAGCAGGTCAGCGTGACCGTCAGTGGGGAAGAGGTGATTCCGGCCATCGCCAGTGCCGTGCACGCGGCGGGCGCACAGCTCTACGCCCTGATGCCGCAACGCCAAGACCTCGAGGACCTGTTCCTGCAACTCGTCGGTGACAGCGGCGACGGCGGGTCAGCGGTGCCAAACGGCGATCTCAAACAGGGGGCGGCGTGAACAATGTGCTGCTGCTGGCCCGGCTCTCGCTCAGCGAGGCGCTGCGCAAGAAGCTCATCGTGGTGCTGCTGCTGCTCACCGCCGCCTTTCTCGGCTTTTACCTCTACGGCGTGCTGCGTCTGGAACAGAACCTCGCCGAACGCGCTGCGGACGCTGGCCTGAGCAGCGGGCCGCGCCGGGGCTTCGGTGCGCTGCCGGTGGTGTACGCCGGTATTTTCGGCATGTATCTGGTGTATTTCCTCGGCTCGCTGATGGCGGTGCTTTCCACGGTGGCGTCGGTAAGCGGTGACATCGAGAGTGGGGTGATGCAGTCGGTGATCGCCCGCCCGGTGACCCGCGCCCAGGTGGTGCTGGGGCGCTGGCTGGGCTTTACCGGCATGAACGTCCTGTACGTGACGCTGGTATCGGCGGCCCTGCTCAGCGGCCTGTACCTGATCACCGGTTACCTGCCGCCCGAGCCGGTGGCCGCCGTGGCTCAGGTGCTGCTGGGCATCGTGCTGATCACCAGCCTGACGGTGCTGGGCAGCACCCTGTTCGCCACCCTCGCCAACGGCATCGCGGTGTTCGTGCTCTACGGCCTGGGCTCGGCCGGCGGCATCCTCAAGTCGATCGGTGCGCTGGCCAACTCGCCCACCATGGAAACCCTCGGCAACGCCGCCAACATCGCCATGCCCACCAACGCCCTGTGGCTGGGCGCCAGCTACGATCTGCAAACCGAGAGCGCCCTACAGATCGCCCAGGTGGCGCGCGGCGCCAATCCGTTCGCCTCCACCACGCCCATCGAGCCGGGCATCCTGGTCTGGGCGCTGGTGTATACCGCGTTGGCGGTCGGCGCGGCGATGTGGAGCTTTTCCCGGCGCGACCTCTGAGCCGGAAGCCAGAAAGAGAAAGAGGCGCACCCCTTCGCGGGTGGCGCCTCTTTTCGATGCTTCCCGGCGTCAGGCTTCCTCGTACTCCAGGTAGGTGTAGCCGAGCAGTTCCTCGCCGTAGTCCTCGAGGAGTTCGGTTTCCTGCTCGTCGGTGAGAAAGCCGTCCTTGATCGCCTCGTCGGCCTGGTCCTCGATGCTGTCGCGCAGCATGCCTTCCTCGTAGCCCATCGATTCGATCATCCGGCGGGCCTTCTGGCCGCGCACGAACAGATCGATGTGGTAGCGTCCGCCGGGACGGGCGGTGACGTGCGCCTCACTGACCTTGCCAAACAGGTTGTGCGAGCTGCCCAGCACGTCCTGGTACGCGCCGGCCAGGAACACGCCCAGGTAATACGGCTTGCCGTTGGGCTCGTGCAGCGGCAGGGTGGCCTTCACGTCGCGTAGGTCGATGAACTTCTCGATCTTGCCGTCGCTGTCGCAGGTGATGTCCACCAGGGTGCCCTGGCGGGTCGGCGGCTCGTCGAGGCGCGAGAGCGGCACGATGGGAAAGAGCGCCTGGATGGCCCAGTTGTCCGGCAGGCTCTGAAACAGCGAGAAGTTGCAGATGTACTTGTCGGCCAGCACCTTTTGCAGATCTTCGAGTTCGTCGGGTACGTACTTCTCCCCGGCGATCAGTTTGCTGATCTTGCGCAGGATGGCGTTGAACAGCGCTTCACCCCGGGCTCGGTCGCTGAGGGTCACGTAGCCGAGGTCAAAGAGGTTATGCAGCGTCTGCTTGTCGCCCACCGCGTCGTTGTACATCTCACGGTAGTTGCGCGCGGTGATGGTGTCGAGGATTTCTTCCATGTCCTTGACGATCTGGTGGGTGTTCTCGCCGGCCTCGGGAATGTCCTGCAGGTCGCGGGTCGGCCCGGTCACGTCCACCACCGGCACCACCAGCACCGAGTGGTGGGCGGTGAGCGCCCGGCCCGATTCGCTGACGATGGTCGGCTCCGGCACGTTCCGCGCCTTGCAGACTTCCTGCACGGTATAGACGATGTCGGCGGCGTACTCGCCCACGGTGTAGTTCATCGAGGCGTAGAAGGTGGTCTTGGAGCCGTCGTAGTCCACGCCCAGCCCGCCGCCCACGTTGAGGTACTTCAGCTCGGCGCCCGCCGCGATCAGGCCGGCGTAGGTCTGGGTGGCCTCGCGCACCGCCACCTTGATGCGGCGGATGTCGGTGATCTGCGAGCCGATGTGGGTGTGCAGCATCACCAGACTGTCGAGCATGTTCTCCTCGCGCAGACGCTCGACCACCCGCAGCAGTTCGTAGGCGTTGAGGCCGAACTTGGCCTGGTCGCCGCCGGACTCCTCCCACTGCCCCGAACCGCGCGCGTGCAGCTTGAAGCGCACTCCGATGGCGGGCTTGACACCCAGGGCGCGCGCCTGCTTGAGCACCCGGTCGAGTTCGCTGTACTTCTCGAGCGTGATCACCACGTTCTTGCCGAGGGTGCGGCCCCACAGCGCCAGCTTGATGAAACCGTCGTCCTTGAAGCCGTTGCAGCACAAGAGGGCATCGGGATTGAGCTTCTGGGCCAGGCAGAGGGCCAGCTCGGCCTTGCTGCCGGCTTCCAGGCCGTGCGCGTAGCTGTAGCCGGCCTGCGCGATGGTCTCGACCACCAGGCGGCGCTGGTTGACCTTGATGGGAAACACGCCCTGGTAAGCGCCCTTGTAGTTGTACTCGGCGATGGCCTTGTGAAAGGCCTCGTTGAGCTGCTTGACCCGTCCGGCCAGCACCTGCGGGAACCTCAGGATCACCGGCAGGCTCTCGCCGCGCTCCACCAGGGTTTCCACCACGTCCTGCAGCACCACGTGCAGGCCCGGCGAGGGGGTGACTTCCATTTTGCCGTCGTCGTCCACCCGGAACCAGCCATTGCTCCAGTTGGGAATCAGGTAGGTCTCGGCGGCGTCGGTGATCGAATACTTCGAACTGGTTTTCAAGATCGGGCGTCCTCCATATCAGCAGATGAGGCTCGCCGTGCGCGGGGCAGTGGCCGGAAAAAAGTGCTGTGGGCACTTCAAGCCCGACAACCACGCCGTGCGAAACCGGGGGACATGATAGCGGCCTGCGCGCCGGGCGTGGTCAAGCGGGGTGACATTTCAACGCCGGGTGAACGTTTGCTCGGCGCTTCGTGGGGACAGCGCCGCCACAACAAAAAAAGCAAGGCCGTTAAGCCTTGCTTTCTTCCTGGCGGTCCGGACGGGATTTGAACCCGCGACCTTCTGCGTGACAGGCAGATATGCTAACCGCTACACTACCAGACCAGAATCTCGCCGCTGCCGCGCTTCTGAGCGCGCTTCACGGGCGGGTTAAAGGATAGCCGCCCTCCGCGAAGTTGTCAACTCGGCCCTCTTCCAGAAGCGGCCCGAGGTTTGCTACACTGGCGAGGTTGCTCGGTGGCCGCCCCGCATCCGCAAAGCGAACATCACGCTGTGGGGACGCGAAGTGCAGCGGCGCACCGCCAAGAGGGAGAACGACACATGGAACTGAAAGCTGCCCCAAGAAACACCCAGGACAAGCTCGCCGAGGGCCTGATCCCGGCCGTCGCCTACAACAAAGAGCACAACGTCTCGTTCACCATCGACCGCAAGGCCTTCGACCGGGCCTTCCGCGCTCAGGGCACGGCGGGACTGTTCGACATCAGCATCGAGGGCGGCCAGAGCTTCCCGGCGCTGGTCAAGAGCGTGCAGATGGACAAGCGCAAGCGCGTGCCGATGCATGTCGATTTCTACATGGTGACCTACGGCCAGCCGATCGAGGCCACCGTGCCGGTGCACGTCACCGGCAAGAGCCAGGGCGAGATCATGGGCGGTCTGGTGGACATCGTGCTGCACAGCATCAGCATCATCGCCCCCGGCCCGCGCCGCATTCCCCACGACATCACCGTGGACGTGACTAAGCTCAACATCGGTGACCACGTCACCGCCGGCGACCTCAAGTTGCCCGAGGGCGTCAAGCTGGCCGTCGATCCGGCCATCACCGTGATCAGCGTTCTGCCTTCGCGTCTGAGCGCCGACGAACTCGCCACCGAGACCCAGGCCGCCCAAGTGGCCGGCATGGTGGCTTCCGGCGAACTCAGCGAAGCGGCCGCCGAGTCGGTGCTGGAAGGCAGCGCCAGTCTGGAAGAAGTGCTGGAAAGCAGCGAGCAGGACGGCACCTCCGACGAGAACACCGCCCAGCAGTAAGGTCCAACCTGCAGTAGCAAGAACAGCGCGCGGCCCCTCGGGAGCCGCGCATTTATGGTTTATTGGATGTACCGGTCAGGACAGGGTGCTCCTCTCCTCAGCGTTTGAGCACGCCTTCCATCAGGAAGTTGAGGGTTAGGCGCATTTCCTCGGCCAGCGAACG encodes the following:
- the speA gene encoding biosynthetic arginine decarboxylase — translated: MKTSSKYSITDAAETYLIPNWSNGWFRVDDDGKMEVTPSPGLHVVLQDVVETLVERGESLPVILRFPQVLAGRVKQLNEAFHKAIAEYNYKGAYQGVFPIKVNQRRLVVETIAQAGYSYAHGLEAGSKAELALCLAQKLNPDALLCCNGFKDDGFIKLALWGRTLGKNVVITLEKYSELDRVLKQARALGVKPAIGVRFKLHARGSGQWEESGGDQAKFGLNAYELLRVVERLREENMLDSLVMLHTHIGSQITDIRRIKVAVREATQTYAGLIAAGAELKYLNVGGGLGVDYDGSKTTFYASMNYTVGEYAADIVYTVQEVCKARNVPEPTIVSESGRALTAHHSVLVVPVVDVTGPTRDLQDIPEAGENTHQIVKDMEEILDTITARNYREMYNDAVGDKQTLHNLFDLGYVTLSDRARGEALFNAILRKISKLIAGEKYVPDELEDLQKVLADKYICNFSLFQSLPDNWAIQALFPIVPLSRLDEPPTRQGTLVDITCDSDGKIEKFIDLRDVKATLPLHEPNGKPYYLGVFLAGAYQDVLGSSHNLFGKVSEAHVTARPGGRYHIDLFVRGQKARRMIESMGYEEGMLRDSIEDQADEAIKDGFLTDEQETELLEDYGEELLGYTYLEYEEA
- a CDS encoding 50S ribosomal protein L25/general stress protein Ctc, with protein sequence MELKAAPRNTQDKLAEGLIPAVAYNKEHNVSFTIDRKAFDRAFRAQGTAGLFDISIEGGQSFPALVKSVQMDKRKRVPMHVDFYMVTYGQPIEATVPVHVTGKSQGEIMGGLVDIVLHSISIIAPGPRRIPHDITVDVTKLNIGDHVTAGDLKLPEGVKLAVDPAITVISVLPSRLSADELATETQAAQVAGMVASGELSEAAAESVLEGSASLEEVLESSEQDGTSDENTAQQ
- a CDS encoding ABC transporter permease subunit, with amino-acid sequence MNNVLLLARLSLSEALRKKLIVVLLLLTAAFLGFYLYGVLRLEQNLAERAADAGLSSGPRRGFGALPVVYAGIFGMYLVYFLGSLMAVLSTVASVSGDIESGVMQSVIARPVTRAQVVLGRWLGFTGMNVLYVTLVSAALLSGLYLITGYLPPEPVAAVAQVLLGIVLITSLTVLGSTLFATLANGIAVFVLYGLGSAGGILKSIGALANSPTMETLGNAANIAMPTNALWLGASYDLQTESALQIAQVARGANPFASTTPIEPGILVWALVYTALAVGAAMWSFSRRDL
- a CDS encoding ABC transporter ATP-binding protein, producing the protein MTLAIDTQQLRKEYGRRAVVKNLDLQVGEGEVFGFLGPNGAGKSTTVKMLLGLVRPTSGRLKVLGGSPDDLAVRARLGFLPEQFRFQTWMTGDEFLRFHGQLAGLSAAELRTRIPAALKRVGLGGRGHEALGGYSKGMLQRAGLAGAILARPRLVFLDEPTSALDPIGRVEVREIIQDLRREGVTVFLNSHLLSEVEQVSDRVAFVKAGEVVRAGSMAELLAGALPVEVKVDRLTPELLSALERLGKLERRGEQQVSVTVSGEEVIPAIASAVHAAGAQLYALMPQRQDLEDLFLQLVGDSGDGGSAVPNGDLKQGAA